The Candidatus Scalindua japonica genome includes a region encoding these proteins:
- a CDS encoding DUF4197 domain-containing protein, producing the protein MRKSIVVLVIIFMSAYSSQVCHAGLFDTFKKIFSSHKREGVTGVNENVIVNALKEAISIGTDNAVKSVSELDGYLANEAIKILIPEKLKIVSDGLRKIGYNKPIDDFILSMNRAAEKAAPQAKSIFIDAIKEMTFDDAKKILNGSETAATEYFKAKASKKLYDAFNPIISARVNEVGATRFYKDMVNKISSLPFLRTGALDLDDYVTNNALEGLFYMIGEEEKKIRTDPKARVTELLEKVFKKQ; encoded by the coding sequence ATGCGAAAATCGATAGTTGTTCTGGTAATTATTTTTATGTCTGCTTACTCCAGCCAAGTTTGCCATGCAGGATTATTTGATACGTTTAAAAAAATATTCAGTAGTCACAAACGGGAAGGCGTTACTGGAGTTAATGAAAACGTCATCGTAAATGCTTTAAAAGAGGCAATTTCAATAGGGACAGATAATGCGGTAAAATCGGTTTCAGAACTTGATGGATATCTGGCTAATGAGGCAATTAAGATTCTCATACCTGAAAAATTAAAGATTGTTTCGGATGGACTTCGTAAAATTGGATACAATAAACCTATAGATGATTTTATACTTAGTATGAATCGCGCAGCAGAAAAGGCCGCACCTCAAGCAAAGTCAATTTTCATAGACGCAATAAAAGAGATGACTTTTGACGATGCCAAAAAAATATTAAACGGTAGTGAAACTGCTGCAACCGAATATTTCAAGGCAAAAGCCAGTAAGAAACTCTACGATGCCTTCAATCCAATTATTTCAGCAAGAGTGAATGAGGTTGGTGCCACACGATTTTATAAAGACATGGTAAACAAGATCTCTTCCTTGCCCTTTTTGAGAACAGGTGCACTTGATCTGGATGATTACGTAACAAATAATGCTTTGGAAGGGCTGTTTTATATGATTGGTGAAGAGGAAAAAAAGATAAGGACTGATCCTAAAGCAAGAGTCACAGAACTATTGGAAAAAGTATTTAAAAAACAGTAA
- a CDS encoding PKD domain-containing protein, translating to MKKLLFFIFIIVVAMGAEKSFAFIIPENDTNAEFLYVTGPNSDPLTGAEDHKQVLHIDVPEDADGPVNISVYDPDTGGALYDYENPQMGGDLDARVNGTNEWDTETVITLTGKRGVKYSKRFYEGEYNRKFYDFKSLSKTDGEKIGSYYRFTLDITATSGDDGNLFKVKVSPESARVSSTNITFRLLDKEGSRMHFYPLIPEGVDTVLVENYDLDHDGGTSIVRDPQDNSKHNIGDSSSGEWHQTQVTFSSTNERFLDYIVTKGTQIEAQAGLRITDMNGNPIPIHFRREQARPVLLGTCNEFTFDATSSYDPDNQSLSYYWDFGDGTVSEEPVVTHRFEKGGDFNVILSVQDNSGLECDTAVSSQVVTVNTPPVANFTGPSTACTSQEVVFDASGTTDSTPGQTTYNWDFGDGTSAQGLQVSKSFDQGGTYHVRLTVDDNAGTTCSTDSIGKVIAINTKPIAHAGEDVDLCLQHNQDYNVSFNGSHSIDEDDDSLNYRWDFGDGTSDMGANVTHVYQNKGNYMATLYVDDGSGSECSSSSDTVRVSLNKAPVAVAGRDVAVCQGDEVVFDGSGSTGEPGEVLEYEWDFGDGTTANGVSTTHVYAQGGTYKAMLTVDDMQNTSCSTNIEKVFVTVNSSPTAALIADNLAITGDEIAFDASGSSDPEGDNLSYSWDFGDGTTGNGSNVSHVYTQGGTYPVKVTVSDNKGTVCSDDIATTNITINTPPSADIMAVNVACTGGVVAFDGSGSSDADGDVLAYTWDFGDGTEKQTGANVSHVYTQGGNYTVSLTVDDNKGTSRSTDTASANITINTPPSAVFTVPGLACTGDELLFDAAGSSDVDGDSLTYTWDFGDGITDVGSTVTHVYSSGGSYSVGLTVDDNKGTVCSSDMTALNVRINTPPVANAGPNHVCCLDAVSDFDGSRSSDADGDNLTYTWDFGDGNTGNGAKVDHVYSKPGTYVVTLTVNDNSGTKCDSATDSFTATVNAKPTSIIQVR from the coding sequence ATGAAAAAATTATTATTTTTTATTTTTATAATAGTGGTTGCAATGGGGGCGGAAAAGTCTTTTGCCTTTATAATACCGGAAAATGACACAAATGCCGAATTCCTTTATGTTACCGGCCCGAACAGTGACCCATTGACGGGCGCTGAAGATCACAAGCAGGTACTACATATTGATGTTCCTGAAGATGCTGATGGCCCTGTCAATATAAGTGTTTATGATCCTGATACTGGTGGTGCTTTGTACGACTATGAAAATCCGCAAATGGGTGGTGATCTGGATGCAAGAGTAAATGGTACAAACGAGTGGGATACTGAGACAGTAATTACTCTTACCGGAAAAAGAGGGGTAAAATATAGTAAACGATTTTATGAAGGCGAATACAATCGTAAATTCTATGATTTTAAATCTTTATCAAAAACCGATGGTGAGAAGATCGGCTCGTATTACAGGTTTACGCTAGATATTACTGCTACATCGGGAGATGATGGTAACCTTTTCAAAGTTAAGGTTTCTCCTGAAAGTGCGAGGGTGTCCAGTACGAATATTACCTTTCGACTGTTGGATAAGGAAGGATCAAGGATGCATTTCTATCCTTTAATACCGGAGGGTGTTGACACAGTTCTGGTAGAGAATTACGATTTGGACCACGATGGCGGCACAAGCATTGTGCGTGATCCTCAAGATAACAGTAAACATAATATAGGCGATTCATCAAGCGGAGAATGGCACCAGACTCAGGTAACTTTTTCTTCAACTAATGAGAGGTTCCTTGATTACATCGTTACAAAAGGAACGCAGATCGAGGCTCAGGCCGGGTTACGGATTACCGATATGAATGGTAATCCAATTCCGATACATTTCAGGCGGGAGCAAGCAAGACCGGTACTCTTGGGAACATGTAACGAATTCACATTTGACGCGACAAGTTCTTATGATCCTGATAACCAGTCCCTTTCCTATTATTGGGATTTTGGCGATGGTACTGTAAGTGAAGAACCTGTTGTGACCCATCGATTTGAAAAGGGTGGTGATTTTAATGTAATCCTTTCTGTACAGGATAATTCAGGTCTGGAGTGTGATACCGCTGTTTCATCACAGGTAGTGACGGTAAATACACCTCCCGTCGCAAATTTTACTGGACCTTCCACAGCCTGTACCAGCCAGGAAGTTGTTTTTGATGCAAGTGGAACTACTGATAGTACACCAGGTCAGACTACTTACAACTGGGACTTTGGTGATGGAACGAGTGCTCAAGGATTACAGGTTTCAAAATCCTTTGATCAAGGTGGTACCTATCACGTAAGGTTAACGGTAGATGATAATGCCGGGACAACCTGCAGTACTGACAGCATTGGAAAAGTTATAGCTATCAATACTAAACCTATTGCTCATGCCGGTGAAGATGTCGACCTGTGTTTGCAGCATAATCAGGATTACAATGTTAGTTTTAACGGTTCACACTCAATAGACGAAGATGACGATTCATTAAATTATAGATGGGATTTTGGTGACGGAACGAGTGATATGGGTGCAAATGTGACTCATGTTTACCAGAATAAAGGGAATTATATGGCTACACTTTATGTAGATGATGGTTCCGGGTCGGAATGTAGTTCCAGTTCAGATACTGTAAGAGTCAGTTTAAACAAAGCTCCTGTCGCCGTTGCAGGGCGTGATGTTGCCGTTTGTCAGGGTGATGAAGTTGTTTTTGACGGATCCGGTTCAACTGGAGAACCAGGCGAAGTACTGGAATATGAGTGGGATTTTGGTGATGGAACAACAGCTAACGGTGTTAGCACAACACATGTTTATGCACAAGGAGGTACTTATAAGGCCATGCTTACTGTTGACGACATGCAGAATACATCATGCTCTACTAACATTGAGAAAGTGTTTGTTACCGTTAACTCCAGTCCAACTGCTGCTTTAATCGCAGATAACCTGGCTATCACAGGTGATGAGATTGCATTTGATGCTTCAGGATCAAGTGATCCTGAAGGTGACAATCTGTCTTATTCATGGGATTTCGGTGATGGAACTACAGGTAATGGTTCTAATGTATCTCATGTTTACACACAGGGAGGTACTTATCCTGTAAAAGTGACGGTAAGTGATAATAAAGGTACTGTATGTTCCGACGACATAGCTACCACAAACATTACAATTAACACACCTCCGTCTGCTGATATAATGGCAGTAAATGTTGCATGTACCGGAGGCGTGGTTGCATTTGATGGCTCCGGATCCAGTGACGCTGATGGAGATGTCCTTGCTTATACCTGGGACTTTGGAGATGGAACAGAGAAGCAGACCGGGGCTAATGTCTCGCATGTTTACACACAGGGAGGTAATTATACGGTAAGTCTGACTGTGGATGACAATAAAGGAACAAGTCGTTCAACAGATACGGCGAGTGCTAATATCACAATCAACACTCCTCCTTCAGCAGTGTTTACTGTGCCAGGGCTTGCATGTACAGGAGATGAGCTTCTTTTTGATGCTGCAGGTTCAAGTGATGTTGATGGTGATTCTCTGACTTACACTTGGGATTTCGGTGACGGAATTACGGATGTTGGTTCTACAGTCACGCATGTTTACAGTAGCGGTGGTAGTTATTCTGTAGGTTTGACGGTAGATGACAATAAAGGTACTGTATGTTCAAGTGATATGACTGCCTTGAATGTAAGAATAAATACACCTCCAGTTGCTAATGCTGGTCCTAATCATGTTTGCTGCCTTGATGCAGTATCTGATTTTGACGGTTCCCGTTCAAGCGATGCGGATGGTGACAACCTGACGTACACATGGGATTTTGGAGACGGTAATACTGGTAATGGAGCAAAGGTTGATCATGTTTATTCCAAACCAGGAACATACGTTGTAACATTAACCGTTAATGACAATTCCGGTACAAAGTGTGATAGTGCGACTGACTCATTTACTGCAACAGTAAATGCTAAGCCAACATCTATCATACAAGTTAGATAA